Proteins from one Bradyrhizobium amphicarpaeae genomic window:
- a CDS encoding TRAP transporter small permease, whose translation MTDPHVADHEQGAVAARPATGLLSRINARIARAGMYLSVSGLLLIVTVVFYQVFGRYVLNSSPTWTENLALVLILYVTLIGAAVGVRDAGHIGMDSLLVMLPEHAREKIELVIHVLVAAFGVAMAYNGWILGASVGTVKIPNLGLPEVVRYVPLIASGVLIVSFSIEHIIALLRGEEVVPSWN comes from the coding sequence ATGACGGACCCACATGTCGCAGACCACGAGCAGGGGGCGGTTGCCGCACGCCCGGCGACCGGCTTGCTGTCGCGGATCAATGCCAGGATCGCGCGCGCGGGCATGTACCTGTCCGTGAGCGGACTGCTCCTCATCGTCACCGTCGTGTTCTACCAGGTGTTCGGCCGGTATGTGCTCAATTCGAGCCCGACCTGGACGGAGAACCTTGCGCTGGTTCTCATCCTCTATGTCACGCTGATCGGCGCCGCCGTCGGCGTGCGCGATGCCGGACACATCGGAATGGACAGCCTGCTGGTGATGCTGCCCGAGCACGCGCGCGAGAAGATCGAGCTCGTGATCCACGTCCTGGTGGCCGCGTTTGGCGTCGCGATGGCCTATAACGGCTGGATTCTCGGCGCATCGGTCGGGACCGTGAAGATCCCCAATCTCGGCCTCCCCGAGGTCGTTCGCTACGTCCCGTTGATCGCCTCCGGCGTTCTGATCGTCTCCTTTTCAATCGAGCACATCATTGCTCTCTTGCGCGGCGAAGAGGTCGTCCCCTCATGGAACTGA
- a CDS encoding TRAP transporter substrate-binding protein, with the protein MKTLTGIIAAVALVLSAPLATARDFRSADIHPADYPTVEAVKFMGKQLATASGGKLGVKVFPNGALGSEKDTIEQLKIGALDMMRINASPLNNFVPETIALCLPFVFRDTQHMRTVLDGPIGDEILAAMEPAGLVGLAYYDSGARSIYTVKAPVKSLADLKGLKIRVQQSDLWVGMIQSLGANPTPMPYGEVYTALKTGLVDAAENNWPSYESSRHFEAAKFYNITEHSLAPEVLVMSKKVWDTLSKEDQAMIRKAAKESVPVMRKLWDEREQASRKTVEAAGVQVVTIANKQEFVDAMKPVYQKFAGDEKLQGLVKRIQDTK; encoded by the coding sequence ATGAAGACACTTACCGGTATCATCGCAGCCGTTGCATTGGTGCTCTCAGCGCCACTGGCGACCGCACGCGACTTCCGCTCCGCCGACATCCATCCCGCAGATTATCCGACCGTCGAGGCCGTCAAGTTCATGGGCAAGCAGCTCGCGACGGCGAGCGGCGGCAAGCTCGGCGTCAAGGTGTTTCCCAACGGAGCCCTGGGCTCCGAGAAGGACACCATCGAGCAACTCAAGATCGGCGCGCTCGACATGATGCGGATCAACGCGTCGCCGCTCAACAATTTCGTGCCGGAAACCATCGCGTTGTGCCTACCGTTCGTGTTCCGGGACACACAGCACATGCGCACCGTCCTCGACGGGCCGATCGGCGATGAGATCCTGGCGGCCATGGAGCCCGCTGGATTGGTCGGGCTTGCCTATTACGATAGCGGCGCCCGGTCCATTTACACCGTCAAGGCGCCGGTCAAGTCGCTTGCGGACCTGAAGGGCCTGAAGATCCGCGTCCAGCAGTCCGATTTGTGGGTCGGCATGATCCAGAGCCTAGGGGCCAACCCGACGCCGATGCCGTATGGCGAGGTCTATACCGCGCTCAAGACCGGCCTGGTGGATGCCGCCGAAAACAACTGGCCCTCCTACGAATCGTCGCGCCATTTCGAGGCCGCCAAGTTCTACAACATCACCGAGCACTCCCTGGCGCCGGAAGTTCTGGTGATGTCCAAGAAGGTCTGGGACACGCTGAGCAAGGAGGATCAGGCCATGATCCGCAAGGCGGCTAAGGAATCGGTGCCGGTCATGCGCAAGCTCTGGGACGAGCGTGAGCAGGCGTCCCGCAAGACGGTCGAGGCCGCCGGCGTTCAGGTCGTCACGATCGCCAACAAGCAGGAATTCGTCGATGCGATGAAGCCGGTGTACCAGAAGTTCGCCGGCGACGAGAAGCTGCAGGGCCTCGTCAAGCGTATCCAGGACACGAAGTAA
- a CDS encoding cyclase family protein, with product MARKLIDISVPLRNDVTADPPGNHPSIQYIDHQQGLPRMLQFFDGLKAQDLPDGQGWAVEQVSLSTHNGTHLDAPWHFHPTMNRGEQSWTIDEVPLEWCFQPGVKLDFRHLPDGYVAGADDVEQELKRIGHTLSPLEIVVVNTSAGAKFGQADYVNSGCGMGYEATIYLLERGVRLTGTDGWSWDAPFVYTAKKYAETKDAGLIWEGHKAGRHIGYCHLEKLHNLEQLPSTGFTVSCFPVKIERASAGWTRAVAVIED from the coding sequence ATGGCGCGGAAGCTGATCGATATCTCTGTGCCGCTCAGAAACGACGTGACGGCCGATCCGCCCGGCAACCATCCGAGCATCCAGTACATCGATCACCAGCAGGGCCTGCCCCGAATGCTGCAATTTTTCGACGGCCTCAAGGCGCAGGATTTGCCTGATGGACAGGGCTGGGCCGTCGAGCAGGTGTCGCTGTCGACCCATAACGGCACGCATCTCGATGCGCCCTGGCACTTCCATCCGACCATGAACCGCGGCGAGCAGTCATGGACGATCGACGAGGTCCCGCTGGAATGGTGCTTTCAGCCCGGCGTGAAGCTCGACTTCCGGCATCTGCCCGACGGCTACGTGGCTGGTGCCGACGATGTCGAGCAGGAACTCAAGCGCATCGGGCACACGCTGTCGCCGCTGGAGATCGTGGTCGTCAACACCAGCGCCGGCGCCAAATTCGGTCAGGCCGACTACGTCAACTCCGGCTGCGGCATGGGCTATGAGGCCACCATATATCTGCTCGAACGCGGCGTGCGGCTGACCGGCACCGACGGCTGGAGCTGGGACGCGCCGTTCGTCTACACCGCAAAGAAATATGCCGAGACCAAAGATGCCGGCCTGATCTGGGAGGGCCACAAGGCGGGCCGGCACATCGGCTATTGCCATCTGGAGAAGCTGCACAATCTCGAACAGCTGCCCTCGACCGGTTTCACCGTCTCGTGCTTTCCGGTGAAGATCGAACGCGCCTCCGCGGGCTGGACCCGCGCGGTCGCCGTCATCGAGGATTAG
- a CDS encoding Crp/Fnr family transcriptional regulator codes for MPQDKTGDPRQSAGNKLSVLRKHPIFADLEPEALDQLCRYAKHTNVKRGATIAAKGDPGNNLFAVITGTVKISSSSPDGRNAILNLIGPGEIFGEIAVLDGAPRSADATANTNCELYIIDRRDFLPFVKSQPALAMKFIELLCARLRWTSQQVEQVILQNLPGRLASALLGLTEERKFDSGSGTLAITQQEISEMVGMTRESINKQLRAWAGRNWVRLEHGAIVVLDTDALRELAESGLDGE; via the coding sequence GTGCCTCAGGACAAGACCGGCGATCCCCGACAGTCGGCGGGCAACAAGTTATCGGTCCTGCGCAAGCACCCGATCTTCGCGGATCTGGAGCCGGAAGCGCTGGATCAGCTCTGCCGCTACGCCAAGCACACCAATGTGAAGCGTGGCGCGACGATCGCTGCCAAGGGCGATCCCGGTAACAATCTGTTCGCGGTGATCACGGGGACAGTGAAGATTTCCTCCTCGTCGCCCGACGGGCGCAACGCGATTCTCAACCTGATCGGTCCCGGCGAAATCTTCGGCGAGATCGCGGTGCTCGACGGCGCTCCCCGCTCGGCTGATGCGACCGCCAACACCAATTGCGAGCTCTACATCATCGATCGCCGGGACTTCCTGCCGTTCGTGAAGAGCCAGCCGGCGCTGGCGATGAAATTCATCGAGTTGCTCTGCGCGCGTCTGCGCTGGACCAGCCAGCAGGTCGAGCAGGTCATCCTCCAGAATCTGCCGGGCCGGCTGGCGAGCGCGCTGCTCGGTCTCACCGAGGAGCGCAAGTTCGACTCCGGCAGCGGCACGCTGGCCATCACGCAGCAGGAGATCAGCGAGATGGTGGGGATGACGCGCGAGAGCATCAACAAGCAATTGCGCGCCTGGGCCGGCCGCAATTGGGTTCGCCTCGAGCACGGCGCCATCGTCGTGCTCGACACGGACGCACTGCGCGAACTCGCCGAGAGCGGCCTCGACGGCGAGTGA
- a CDS encoding helix-turn-helix domain-containing protein: MKPSVVTIEPNGHLCSDCAVRGVAVCSSLNTAELREFEHLGRRVHFNSGETVFSEEDITTSFYNVLEGVMRLYKLLPDGRRQIVGFALPGDFLGMNISGRHNFSADAIGVVTVCQFAKAPFGRFIEDRPQLLKRINELAIRELSQARDHMVLLGRRSADEKVATFLLGWRERLVTLKGLSDTVPLPMSRQDIADYLGLTIETVSRTFTKLERHGVIEIIHGGISLLDSARAEAMAAA, encoded by the coding sequence ATGAAGCCTTCCGTGGTCACGATTGAGCCGAACGGGCACCTTTGCAGCGATTGTGCCGTACGCGGCGTGGCGGTTTGTTCGTCGCTGAATACCGCCGAACTCAGGGAATTCGAGCATCTCGGGCGCCGCGTTCATTTCAACTCCGGCGAAACCGTGTTCTCCGAGGAGGACATCACGACCTCGTTCTACAACGTCCTCGAAGGCGTCATGCGGCTGTACAAGCTGCTGCCCGATGGCCGGCGGCAGATCGTCGGTTTTGCCTTGCCGGGCGATTTCCTGGGGATGAACATCTCCGGCCGGCACAATTTTTCGGCCGATGCGATCGGCGTCGTGACCGTGTGCCAGTTCGCCAAAGCGCCCTTCGGCCGTTTCATCGAAGACCGGCCGCAACTGCTCAAGCGGATCAACGAGCTGGCCATCCGTGAATTGAGCCAGGCCCGCGACCACATGGTCCTGCTCGGCCGCCGCTCGGCCGACGAGAAGGTTGCGACCTTTCTGCTCGGGTGGCGCGAGCGGCTGGTCACGCTCAAGGGGCTGTCGGACACGGTTCCGCTTCCAATGAGCCGTCAGGACATCGCCGACTATCTCGGCCTGACCATTGAAACCGTCAGCCGCACCTTCACCAAGCTGGAGCGTCACGGCGTGATCGAGATCATCCACGGCGGCATCAGCCTGCTGGATTCTGCCCGTGCCGAGGCGATGGCCGCAGCCTGA
- a CDS encoding c-type cytochrome, producing the protein MLQSALRHGLIGLLLITPALAAPTAEQRGEAFARANCARCHAIDRVSRSPLEGAPPLRNLHRSYPIETLGEALAEGIYTGHADMPAFELNPNQIHDLLSYLKTLE; encoded by the coding sequence ATGCTGCAAAGCGCCTTACGTCACGGCCTGATTGGGCTGCTTCTGATCACGCCTGCGCTGGCGGCTCCCACTGCCGAGCAGCGTGGCGAGGCGTTTGCCCGGGCCAATTGCGCACGTTGTCACGCGATCGACCGCGTCTCGCGTAGCCCGCTCGAGGGCGCGCCGCCGCTGCGCAATCTGCACCGGAGTTACCCGATCGAGACCCTTGGCGAAGCGCTGGCCGAAGGAATCTACACCGGCCACGCCGACATGCCGGCCTTCGAGCTCAATCCGAACCAGATCCACGACCTTCTATCCTACCTGAAGACGCTGGAATAG
- a CDS encoding ABC-type transport auxiliary lipoprotein family protein: METRAPYVLIGSFVLAAILAVFGFVYWLNNTGGIGPRTNYHVQFQGSVPGLLVGAGVLFNGIRVGEVTQLGLAPDNPRFVNATISVATATPVRSDTKVGLEFQGLTGVPVVTLEGGVIVAKTGEPLTLIAEAGAGQSMTQAARDALRRVDTVLQDNSGPLKDTIANFKTFSDGLARNTGKLDGILAGLEKMTGGGAPAQKITYDLHTPQSLGPAGKTLSASLAIPEPSAVAMLQTQRMLFAPVGDRPGFADFLWADSIPKLVQARLIDSFENYDIAHAPLRTSDLGQADYQLLIDIRSFRIATEGEARVEIGLSARIVDKNGKVVASRLVESSEKLDKVEPAAAVAAFDAAFARIAKELIGWTVQAV, encoded by the coding sequence ATGGAAACCCGCGCTCCCTACGTGCTGATCGGCAGTTTCGTGCTGGCCGCGATCCTCGCAGTGTTCGGCTTCGTCTATTGGTTGAACAACACCGGCGGCATCGGGCCCCGCACGAACTACCACGTGCAGTTCCAGGGTTCGGTCCCGGGCCTCCTGGTCGGCGCCGGCGTGTTGTTCAACGGCATCCGTGTCGGAGAGGTGACCCAGCTCGGGCTCGCGCCCGACAACCCGCGCTTCGTCAACGCGACGATCTCGGTTGCGACCGCCACGCCGGTGCGTTCCGACACCAAGGTCGGTCTTGAATTCCAGGGCCTGACCGGCGTGCCGGTGGTGACGTTGGAGGGCGGCGTGATCGTCGCCAAAACCGGCGAGCCCCTGACCTTGATCGCGGAGGCCGGCGCCGGCCAGAGCATGACGCAGGCGGCGCGCGATGCGCTGCGGCGGGTCGACACGGTGCTTCAGGACAATTCCGGCCCGCTGAAGGACACCATCGCGAATTTCAAGACGTTCTCCGACGGCCTCGCGCGCAACACCGGCAAGCTCGACGGCATTCTGGCGGGCCTGGAGAAGATGACCGGCGGCGGCGCTCCCGCGCAGAAGATCACCTACGATCTGCACACGCCGCAGAGCCTCGGGCCGGCCGGCAAGACGCTCTCGGCGTCGCTGGCCATTCCAGAGCCGAGCGCGGTCGCAATGCTGCAGACCCAGCGCATGCTGTTCGCGCCCGTTGGGGACCGGCCTGGCTTTGCCGACTTCCTCTGGGCCGACAGCATTCCGAAATTGGTGCAGGCGCGCCTGATCGACAGCTTCGAGAACTACGACATCGCCCACGCTCCGCTGCGCACGAGCGATCTCGGTCAGGCGGATTACCAACTCCTGATCGACATCCGCAGCTTCCGGATCGCCACGGAGGGCGAGGCACGGGTCGAGATCGGACTGTCGGCGCGGATCGTCGACAAGAACGGCAAGGTGGTGGCATCGCGCCTGGTCGAGAGCAGCGAAAAGCTCGACAAGGTCGAGCCGGCCGCCGCAGTTGCCGCCTTCGATGCGGCCTTTGCCCGCATCGCCAAAGAGCTGATCGGGTGGACCGTGCAGGCGGTGTGA
- a CDS encoding ABC transporter ATP-binding protein, protein MDVSQDQFAIRVRDLVVGFGRQTVLDHLSLDVRRGEILGLVGASGGGKSVLMRTIIGLIPRRSGTIEVMGQPTGGHGRGAATTWGILFQQGALFSSLTVRQNVQFPLRENLVLSQELMDEIAIAKLEMVGLRAQDADKYPAELSGGMTKRVALARALALDPPILFLDEPTSGLDPIAAGDFDVLIKTLQRTLGLTVFMVTHDLASLTTVCDRVAALADGKIVAIGPMRELLQSEHPWVRAYFHGKRSQMLQHEMR, encoded by the coding sequence ATGGACGTATCGCAGGACCAGTTCGCGATCCGCGTCCGTGACCTCGTGGTCGGCTTCGGCCGCCAGACGGTGCTCGACCATCTGTCGCTTGACGTCCGCCGTGGCGAGATCCTCGGACTTGTGGGCGCATCCGGCGGCGGCAAGTCGGTGCTGATGCGAACCATCATCGGCCTCATCCCGCGCCGGAGCGGGACCATCGAAGTCATGGGACAGCCCACTGGCGGCCATGGCCGCGGCGCCGCCACGACATGGGGTATCCTGTTTCAGCAGGGCGCGCTGTTCTCCTCGCTGACGGTCCGCCAGAACGTCCAGTTTCCCCTGCGCGAAAATCTCGTCCTGTCGCAGGAGCTGATGGACGAGATCGCGATCGCCAAGCTGGAGATGGTCGGCTTGCGTGCCCAGGACGCGGACAAATACCCGGCGGAGCTGTCGGGCGGCATGACCAAGCGCGTGGCGCTGGCGCGCGCGCTCGCGCTCGATCCGCCGATCCTGTTCCTGGACGAGCCGACCTCGGGCCTCGATCCGATCGCCGCCGGCGATTTCGACGTGCTGATCAAAACGCTGCAAAGGACGCTGGGGCTGACGGTGTTCATGGTGACGCACGACCTCGCCAGCCTGACCACGGTCTGCGACCGCGTCGCCGCGCTCGCCGACGGCAAGATCGTGGCGATCGGCCCGATGCGCGAATTGCTGCAATCCGAGCATCCCTGGGTGCGCGCCTATTTCCACGGCAAACGCTCGCAGATGCTGCAACACGAGATGAGATAA
- a CDS encoding ABC transporter permease — MNHEPLLLATPSGDALKLRPEGPWTAANVVTLETLSRSVGADVDRSRVVTLDMSGVSALDTLGAWVLEKLSRRAATSGRSAEFVGVADHFSGLLDEVRQVNRHTPVPVATPNPVLARLGDLGKATAGAREDVTIFLQMLGALFMAIIGVLRRPRSLRLTSLIYQLYRIGWQAIPIVALITFLIGAIIAQQGFFHFRRFGAESYTVDMVGILVLRELGVLIVAIMVAGRSGSAYTAELGSMKMREEIDALSTMGLDPVDVLILPRVAALVIALPILTFIGSIAALYGGGLVAQFYGDMGPAIYIARLHEAISVTHFEVGILKAPFMALVIGIVACSEGLRVKGSAESLGRQTTTSVVKSIFLVIVLDGLFAIFFASIGM, encoded by the coding sequence GTGAACCACGAACCGCTGTTGCTCGCGACGCCGTCCGGCGACGCGCTGAAGTTGCGCCCCGAAGGGCCCTGGACCGCCGCGAACGTGGTCACGCTCGAGACATTGTCCCGGTCGGTCGGTGCAGACGTCGATCGCTCGCGTGTCGTCACCCTGGACATGTCTGGCGTCAGCGCGCTCGACACGCTCGGTGCCTGGGTCCTGGAGAAACTGTCGCGCAGGGCCGCAACATCGGGCAGATCGGCCGAATTCGTCGGCGTCGCCGATCATTTCAGCGGATTGCTCGACGAGGTGCGCCAAGTCAATCGCCACACACCGGTCCCGGTTGCTACGCCCAATCCGGTGCTGGCGAGGCTGGGCGATCTCGGCAAGGCCACGGCCGGTGCGCGGGAGGACGTCACGATCTTCCTGCAGATGCTCGGCGCATTGTTCATGGCCATAATCGGCGTGCTGCGCCGGCCGCGTTCGCTGCGGCTGACCTCGCTGATCTATCAGCTCTACCGCATCGGCTGGCAGGCGATCCCCATCGTCGCGCTGATCACTTTCCTGATCGGCGCCATCATCGCGCAGCAGGGCTTCTTCCATTTCCGCAGGTTCGGCGCGGAGTCTTACACCGTCGACATGGTCGGCATCCTGGTGCTGCGCGAGCTCGGCGTGCTGATCGTCGCCATCATGGTCGCGGGACGGTCGGGAAGCGCCTATACCGCCGAACTTGGCTCGATGAAGATGCGCGAGGAAATCGACGCGCTGTCCACCATGGGGCTCGATCCCGTCGACGTCCTGATCCTGCCGCGTGTTGCGGCGCTGGTCATTGCGCTGCCGATCCTGACCTTCATCGGATCGATTGCAGCGCTCTATGGCGGCGGTCTCGTCGCGCAGTTCTACGGCGACATGGGCCCGGCGATCTACATCGCGCGGCTGCACGAGGCCATCTCAGTGACCCATTTCGAGGTGGGTATCCTGAAGGCGCCGTTCATGGCGCTGGTGATCGGGATCGTGGCCTGCAGCGAGGGGCTGCGCGTCAAGGGCAGCGCGGAATCGCTCGGCCGGCAGACCACGACGTCGGTGGTGAAGTCGATCTTCCTGGTGATCGTGCTCGACGGCCTGTTCGCGATCTTCTTTGCCTCGATCGGAATGTGA
- a CDS encoding bifunctional acetate--CoA ligase family protein/GNAT family N-acetyltransferase codes for MSTYRLNHLLAPRSVALVGASARPVSVGRAVLENIHKAGFKGQFGLVNPRHAEISGIAAVKSLDGLDFVPELVVITAPAHEIPDIIDRAGRRGSAGALIVSAGLGHGPGSLHEAAIAAACKYGMRLIGPNCLGIMMPGVNLNASFAAHMPEAGSLALISQSGAIAAGMVDWAAQRGVGFSGIVSIGDQIDVDIADLLDYFAMDHKTRAILLYVESIKDARKFMSAARAAARVKPVVVVKSGRMAQGAKAAATHTGALAGADAVYDAAFRRAGVLRVSDLRELFDCAETLGRVESPTGKRLAILTNGGGIGVLAVDRLVELGGIPAPLSAEVRKTLDAVLPPTWSGANPVDIVGDADASRYAAALEVLLADRDNDAVLVLNVQTAIASAAEIASTVTELVAKYRQQHRRWAKPVLAAWVGADQNIIQTLSGAGMPNYPTEDDAVRGFMHLVRHREVVEELSQVPPAMPDTFVPDARGARQIVTAAIADGREWLEPVEIKNLLEAYDIAMVPTYAATDVEQAVGYASEIFAQGGTVVLKIMSRDITHKSDVGGVVLNLTTPEAVRGAAANILARAKKLRPEARIGGVIVQAMVVKAKARELILGLADDPTFGTVVVFGRGGTAVEIINDKALALPPLDLQLARDLIDRTRVSRLLKAYRDVPAVKQDAVAMVLVKLAQMAADIPEIREFDINPLLADETGATAVDARVAVGPPQRKFVGSGPANFAVRAYPSQWERRIKLKDDWRIFVRPMRPEDEPTIHGFLHHVTPHDLRLRFFAPMKEFTHEFIARLTQLDYARAMAFIAFDEATGEMIGVVRLHSDSIYESGEYAILLRSDLKGRGLGWALMQLIINYAKSEGLKIISGDVLKENTVMLEMCRHLGFEVKPDPAEPDICDVKLKL; via the coding sequence ATGTCAACCTATCGTCTCAACCATCTGCTGGCGCCGCGTTCAGTCGCACTCGTCGGCGCGAGTGCCCGTCCGGTCTCAGTCGGACGCGCCGTTCTGGAGAACATTCACAAGGCCGGGTTCAAGGGGCAGTTCGGCCTCGTGAATCCACGCCATGCCGAAATCAGCGGCATCGCCGCGGTGAAAAGCCTGGACGGCCTGGACTTCGTGCCCGAGCTCGTGGTCATCACCGCGCCGGCGCACGAGATTCCCGACATCATCGACCGGGCCGGGCGTCGCGGATCAGCGGGTGCGCTGATCGTCTCGGCTGGGCTAGGCCACGGACCGGGATCTCTGCACGAGGCTGCAATAGCAGCCGCCTGCAAATACGGCATGCGGCTGATCGGGCCGAACTGCCTCGGCATCATGATGCCCGGGGTCAACCTGAATGCCAGCTTTGCCGCGCACATGCCGGAGGCGGGTAGCCTCGCGCTGATCTCGCAATCGGGCGCGATCGCTGCCGGCATGGTCGACTGGGCGGCGCAGCGCGGCGTCGGCTTTTCCGGGATCGTCTCGATCGGCGATCAGATCGACGTCGATATTGCCGATCTGCTCGACTATTTCGCAATGGATCACAAGACCCGCGCGATCCTGCTCTACGTCGAATCCATCAAGGACGCGCGCAAGTTCATGTCGGCGGCGCGTGCCGCCGCGCGCGTGAAGCCTGTCGTCGTGGTGAAATCCGGCCGCATGGCGCAGGGCGCGAAAGCCGCCGCCACGCATACCGGCGCGCTCGCCGGCGCCGACGCGGTCTATGACGCGGCGTTCCGCCGCGCGGGTGTGTTGCGGGTCTCCGACCTGCGTGAGCTGTTCGATTGCGCCGAGACGCTCGGCCGCGTCGAATCGCCGACCGGAAAGCGTCTCGCCATCCTGACCAACGGTGGCGGCATCGGCGTGCTCGCCGTCGATCGATTGGTCGAACTCGGCGGAATTCCGGCGCCCCTCTCGGCGGAGGTGCGCAAGACGCTCGATGCGGTTCTGCCGCCGACTTGGTCCGGTGCAAATCCCGTCGACATCGTCGGCGACGCTGACGCCTCGCGCTACGCGGCGGCGCTGGAGGTGCTGCTGGCCGATCGCGACAATGACGCGGTCCTGGTCCTCAACGTGCAGACAGCGATCGCCTCGGCCGCCGAGATCGCCTCGACCGTGACGGAGCTCGTCGCTAAATATCGCCAGCAGCACCGCCGATGGGCCAAACCAGTATTGGCGGCCTGGGTCGGAGCCGATCAGAACATCATTCAGACCCTTTCCGGCGCCGGCATGCCGAACTATCCGACCGAGGACGACGCCGTGCGCGGCTTCATGCATCTGGTCCGGCACCGCGAAGTGGTAGAGGAGCTGAGCCAGGTGCCTCCGGCGATGCCCGACACCTTCGTTCCGGATGCACGGGGCGCGAGGCAGATCGTCACCGCCGCGATCGCGGACGGTCGTGAGTGGCTCGAGCCCGTCGAGATCAAAAACCTCCTCGAAGCCTACGACATCGCGATGGTGCCGACCTATGCGGCAACCGACGTCGAGCAGGCGGTAGGCTATGCAAGCGAGATCTTCGCACAGGGTGGCACCGTCGTGCTGAAGATCATGTCGCGGGACATCACCCACAAATCCGACGTCGGCGGCGTCGTTCTCAACCTGACCACGCCTGAAGCCGTGCGAGGGGCTGCCGCGAACATTCTCGCGCGGGCGAAGAAGCTGCGTCCGGAGGCGCGTATCGGCGGTGTCATCGTCCAGGCGATGGTCGTCAAGGCAAAAGCGCGCGAGCTGATCCTGGGCCTCGCCGACGATCCCACTTTCGGCACCGTCGTCGTGTTCGGTCGCGGCGGCACGGCGGTGGAGATCATCAACGACAAGGCGCTGGCGCTGCCACCGCTGGATTTGCAGCTCGCTCGCGATCTGATCGACCGCACGCGCGTGTCGCGGCTGCTGAAGGCCTATCGTGACGTGCCGGCGGTCAAGCAAGACGCCGTGGCCATGGTGCTGGTCAAGCTGGCGCAGATGGCAGCCGACATTCCCGAGATTCGCGAATTCGACATCAATCCGCTGTTGGCGGACGAGACCGGCGCGACCGCGGTCGATGCCCGCGTCGCGGTCGGGCCGCCGCAACGGAAGTTCGTCGGTTCGGGCCCGGCCAATTTCGCCGTTCGCGCCTATCCGTCACAATGGGAGCGCCGCATCAAGCTCAAGGACGACTGGCGCATCTTCGTTCGGCCCATGCGCCCCGAGGACGAGCCGACCATCCACGGATTCCTGCATCACGTCACCCCGCACGACCTTCGCCTGCGCTTCTTCGCACCGATGAAGGAGTTTACCCACGAGTTCATCGCGCGCCTGACCCAGCTCGACTATGCGCGCGCGATGGCCTTCATCGCCTTCGACGAGGCCACCGGCGAAATGATCGGTGTGGTCCGGCTCCACTCGGATTCGATCTATGAGAGCGGCGAATACGCGATCCTGCTGCGGTCCGATCTCAAGGGCAGGGGGCTCGGCTGGGCGCTCATGCAGCTCATCATCAACTACGCCAAGTCGGAGGGGCTGAAAATCATCTCGGGCGACGTTCTCAAGGAGAACACCGTGATGCTCGAAATGTGCCGGCACCTCGGCTTCGAGGTGAAGCCGGATCCGGCTGAGCCTGATATCTGCGACGTCAAGCTGAAGCTCTGA
- a CDS encoding universal stress protein — MPIKDVFLPLVGQPRGPALVAIEKCVAVAADLGARITALALEQDVFERPKVMLPYDRDSAEAGSSNEVNDSQQLLNAFTIAASGANIRAQSRTGKVPADQIAAILAEHARFSDLTLFPVMPHDSRTEHIIETFLFESGRPLLLCPEQHAEQLRPEFENVMIAWDHSARAARAVGDALPILQAATSVRVVTVADDKADAIVQSGPALVDHLREHGVYASFETVTGNGSSIGKVLGSWAKSHGMDAIVMGAYHHSRLNEIVWGGVTKTVIGQPPCWVMISH, encoded by the coding sequence ATGCCCATCAAGGATGTCTTTCTGCCGCTTGTCGGCCAGCCGCGCGGACCAGCCTTGGTTGCGATCGAGAAATGCGTGGCCGTTGCCGCCGACCTCGGCGCCAGGATCACGGCGCTCGCGCTCGAGCAAGATGTTTTCGAGCGGCCGAAGGTGATGCTGCCGTATGACCGCGATTCCGCGGAGGCCGGCAGTTCTAATGAGGTGAACGACTCCCAGCAGCTCCTCAATGCTTTCACCATCGCGGCCTCCGGCGCCAACATCCGCGCCCAGAGCCGAACGGGCAAGGTGCCGGCGGACCAGATCGCGGCGATCCTGGCCGAGCATGCCCGTTTCAGCGATCTCACGCTGTTTCCCGTGATGCCGCACGACAGCCGAACGGAGCACATCATCGAAACCTTCCTGTTCGAATCCGGGCGGCCGCTGTTGCTCTGCCCGGAGCAGCATGCGGAGCAGTTGCGGCCGGAATTCGAGAACGTCATGATCGCCTGGGATCATTCTGCCCGCGCTGCGCGTGCGGTCGGCGACGCATTGCCGATTCTTCAGGCCGCCACCTCGGTCCGCGTGGTAACGGTGGCGGATGACAAGGCTGACGCAATCGTTCAATCCGGCCCGGCTCTCGTCGACCATCTGAGAGAACACGGGGTCTATGCCTCGTTCGAGACGGTGACCGGCAATGGCAGCTCGATCGGCAAGGTACTGGGAAGTTGGGCGAAATCCCATGGCATGGATGCGATCGTGATGGGCGCCTACCATCATTCACGCCTGAATGAGATCGTGTGGGGCGGTGTGACAAAGACCGTCATTGGCCAGCCACCGTGCTGGGTTATGATCTCGCACTAG